TTAATGGACGTGACGTACGTGCATACTTACCATTCGAATCATTAATCTTAGACATTAACCAAGCTTTCGACGTTACAGAAACTAAAGGTAACTACGATGTATTAGTAAATGTACAAGGTGGAGGTTTCACTGGGCAAGCTCAAGCTATCCGTCACGGAATCTCTCGTGCATTATTAGAAGCTGATCCTGAATACAGAGGTTCTTTAAAACGCGCTGGATTACTTACTCGTGACCCACGTATGAAAGAACGTAAAAAACCAGGTCTTAAAAAAGCACGTCGTTCACCACAATTCTCAAAACGTTAATATTATTATTACGTTACAAAAGCACTTTTCGTTTATCGAAAAGTGCTTTTTTTTATGCCCTTATTTAATTAAGTAAGGTATGTTATTGCATTTCCCCTAGAAGTGTAATCAAGCGTTCTCTATGTTCTTCACCATACACATGTGGCAACACCATAATTTCATCTGCATTATAAAAACGTTGAATATGCATTAATTGTCTATAAACCTCAGATATTGTCCCCGAAATTACCCGATTTTCATTTTTAGCAATTTTTTCTAGTTCTCTTGAAGAGAAACCTCTTTCCTCAACAAATTTAGGTGATGGATAGAAGTGTGGTTGTTCTAAATAATTTATTCTTAATAACCACAGATGAAATGCCTTAGTTAAGGCATTAATAGTAGTCTCATCGTCTGCGGTAATCACAAATGTAGCAACAATAATATAGGGCTGTTGAGTTGTATTATTTGCTGAAAATGTACGACGATATGTTTCAATCATCG
The Staphylococcus kloosii genome window above contains:
- the rpsI gene encoding 30S ribosomal protein S9, whose product is MAQVEYRGTGRRKNSVARVRLVPGEGNITVNGRDVRAYLPFESLILDINQAFDVTETKGNYDVLVNVQGGGFTGQAQAIRHGISRALLEADPEYRGSLKRAGLLTRDPRMKERKKPGLKKARRSPQFSKR